In a single window of the Bradyrhizobium erythrophlei genome:
- a CDS encoding dienelactone hydrolase family protein, producing MIDQQIEIPTKDGHTTTFITHPERGGPFPVIIFYMDAPAIREELRDMARRLATSGYYVMLPNMYYRSGVMELGPIPPDPEAPERKRMFGFMNSINIPLVMEDTRALLAYADTQPAANAKIVGTVGYCMSGRYAINAATHFPDRVKAAASIYGTHLATDQPDSPHLAGKKSKAELYFGCAETDVYAPMEIIEKVRQTMNDDSANAEVEVYPGTHHGFAFPKRPVYHRDAAERHWERLLALYRRNLAS from the coding sequence ATGATCGACCAGCAGATCGAAATTCCCACCAAGGACGGCCACACCACCACCTTCATCACCCATCCCGAGCGCGGCGGCCCGTTTCCCGTCATTATCTTTTACATGGACGCCCCTGCGATCCGCGAGGAACTGCGCGACATGGCGCGCCGGCTGGCCACATCAGGCTACTACGTGATGCTGCCCAATATGTATTACCGCTCCGGCGTGATGGAGCTGGGTCCGATACCGCCAGATCCGGAAGCGCCCGAGCGCAAGCGGATGTTCGGATTCATGAACTCGATCAACATTCCCCTGGTCATGGAGGATACGCGCGCGTTGCTCGCCTATGCCGACACGCAGCCGGCCGCGAATGCGAAAATTGTCGGTACCGTCGGCTACTGCATGAGCGGACGATACGCGATCAACGCGGCGACGCATTTTCCAGATCGCGTCAAGGCCGCCGCATCGATCTACGGCACCCATCTGGCCACCGACCAGCCCGACAGCCCGCATCTTGCGGGGAAAAAGTCCAAGGCCGAGCTCTATTTCGGCTGCGCGGAAACCGACGTTTATGCGCCGATGGAAATCATCGAGAAGGTAAGGCAGACGATGAACGACGATTCCGCCAATGCCGAGGTCGAGGTCTATCCCGGCACCCATCACGGCTTCGCGTTTCCGAAGCGGCCGGTTTACCATCGCGATGCCGCCGAGCGGCATTGGGAACGGCTGCTCGCGCTCTATCGCCGCAACCTCGCGTCATAA
- a CDS encoding MaoC family dehydratase, protein MRFFEDIEIGQRRELGSFTFTAELIKKFAGQFDPQPFHLDEEAGRKSLFGGLAASGWHVGSVCMKLLVADGQRQAREAAARGEKIATWGPSPGFRELRWLKPVLAGDTISFQSEVESLRTSEKRPEWGILQARNTGTNQRGELVFSILATAFVPRRNAGA, encoded by the coding sequence ATGCGATTTTTCGAGGACATCGAGATCGGGCAGCGGCGTGAACTGGGATCGTTCACCTTTACCGCCGAGCTGATCAAGAAATTCGCCGGCCAGTTCGATCCGCAGCCGTTTCATCTCGACGAGGAGGCGGGGCGCAAATCGCTGTTCGGCGGGCTCGCGGCGTCGGGCTGGCATGTCGGATCGGTCTGCATGAAGCTGTTGGTCGCCGACGGCCAGCGTCAGGCCAGGGAGGCCGCGGCGCGCGGCGAGAAGATCGCGACCTGGGGGCCGTCGCCGGGTTTTCGCGAACTGCGCTGGCTCAAGCCGGTGCTGGCCGGCGACACCATCAGTTTCCAAAGCGAGGTCGAATCGCTGCGCACCTCGGAGAAGCGTCCCGAATGGGGCATCCTGCAGGCCCGCAACACCGGCACCAATCAGCGCGGTGAACTGGTGTTTTCGATTCTGGCGACGGCGTTCGTGCCGCGCCGGAACGCCGGCGCCTGA
- a CDS encoding 50S ribosomal protein L25/general stress protein Ctc, giving the protein MATVKELKATARPAGGKGAARAERRAGRVPGVIYGNDQPPVTISVDDTELRQRILAGRFLTTIYDLDLEGKKHRVIPRDFHLDPVRDFPLHVDFMRLGEGATIRVSVPLRIQSAEAAPGVKRGGTVNIVTHTIDLECSVDNIPQYIEADVSGLEISHSLHLSDIKLPPGVRSLSREDVTLVTIVPPSGYAEEIKAAAAAAAAGPASAAAPGAAPAAGAAAAPAAGAAPAAGAKAPAAGAKAPAGGGDKKK; this is encoded by the coding sequence ATGGCGACCGTCAAGGAATTGAAGGCGACCGCACGTCCGGCAGGCGGCAAGGGGGCCGCACGGGCAGAGCGTCGCGCCGGGAGAGTGCCCGGAGTGATCTATGGCAACGACCAGCCCCCCGTGACCATTTCGGTCGACGATACCGAGTTGCGCCAGCGTATCCTGGCGGGGCGGTTTCTCACCACGATTTACGACCTCGATCTCGAGGGCAAGAAGCACCGCGTGATTCCCCGCGACTTCCATCTCGATCCGGTGCGCGATTTCCCGCTCCATGTCGATTTCATGCGGCTCGGCGAAGGCGCCACCATCCGCGTCAGCGTTCCCCTGCGCATCCAGAGCGCGGAAGCCGCACCCGGCGTGAAGCGCGGCGGCACCGTCAACATCGTTACCCACACCATCGATCTGGAATGTTCGGTCGATAACATCCCGCAATATATCGAGGCCGATGTCAGCGGCCTGGAAATCAGCCACTCGCTGCATCTGTCCGATATCAAGCTGCCGCCCGGCGTGCGTTCGCTGTCGCGCGAAGACGTGACGCTGGTGACCATCGTGCCGCCGTCCGGCTACGCCGAAGAAATCAAGGCCGCTGCCGCTGCCGCCGCTGCCGGTCCGGCATCTGCGGCTGCTCCCGGTGCTGCCCCGGCGGCCGGCGCTGCGGCTGCCCCCGCAGCTGGCGCGGCTCCCGCGGCTGGCGCGAAGGCGCCTGCTGCCGGCGCCAAAGCGCCTGCCGGCGGTGGCGACAAGAAGAAGTAA
- a CDS encoding accessory factor UbiK family protein, with protein sequence MTQTSNRFFDEIGRLMNDAAGAAQGVKREVDTVVRNQAEKILRDLDIVKREEFEAVKDMARLAREENEALKARIAVLEAKLGASPSAPDNGSLKTDG encoded by the coding sequence ATGACCCAGACCAGCAATCGCTTTTTCGACGAGATCGGGCGTCTGATGAACGATGCCGCGGGCGCCGCCCAGGGCGTCAAGCGCGAGGTCGATACCGTGGTCCGGAATCAGGCCGAAAAAATCCTGCGCGACCTCGACATCGTCAAGCGCGAGGAGTTCGAGGCGGTCAAGGACATGGCGCGGCTGGCGCGCGAGGAAAACGAGGCGCTGAAGGCGCGCATCGCCGTGCTGGAGGCCAAGCTCGGCGCCTCGCCATCGGCGCCGGACAATGGCAGCCTGAAGACGGACGGTTAG
- a CDS encoding MaoC family dehydratase, producing the protein MTLTFEDFPPGHFGQFGPRRVTREEMLAFAAEFDPQPMHLDEEAASRSMLKGLSGSGWYLCSIMMRMMFDGYIGRTASMGSPGVNELRWLAPLRPDDDLMLDVEVAEARISRSRPETGIVTFKGVVRNAAGQALCEMVSPIIVRRRATPEQAG; encoded by the coding sequence ATGACGCTGACCTTTGAAGATTTCCCGCCCGGCCATTTCGGTCAATTCGGACCACGCCGCGTCACGCGCGAGGAGATGCTGGCGTTTGCCGCCGAATTCGACCCGCAGCCGATGCATCTCGACGAGGAGGCCGCTTCGCGATCGATGCTGAAGGGTCTCTCGGGTTCGGGCTGGTACCTGTGCTCGATCATGATGCGGATGATGTTCGACGGTTATATCGGCCGCACCGCGTCCATGGGGTCGCCGGGTGTCAACGAATTGCGCTGGCTGGCGCCGCTTCGCCCCGACGACGATCTGATGCTCGATGTCGAGGTCGCGGAGGCAAGGATTTCCCGGAGCCGTCCCGAGACCGGCATCGTGACGTTCAAGGGCGTGGTGCGCAACGCGGCGGGGCAGGCGCTGTGCGAGATGGTCTCGCCGATCATCGTGCGGCGGCGCGCCACACCGGAGCAGGCCGGCTGA
- the ychF gene encoding redox-regulated ATPase YchF, producing MGFKCGIVGLPNVGKSTLFNALTETAAAQAANYPFCTIEPNVGEVAVPDPRLDKLAAIAKSAQIVPTRLTFVDIAGLVRGASKGEGLGNQFLATIREVDAVAHVVRCFEDSDITHVEGKIAPLADIETIETELMLADLDSLEKRVDNLAKKAKGNDKEAKEQLDLVNRALVLLREGRPARFLERKPEEERVFGMLGLLTSKPVLYVCNVEEASAARGNKFSEAVAEHAKKEGAVAVTISAKIESEIATLSREERTEFLDTLGLEEAGLDRLIRAGYQLLDLITYFTVGPKEARAWTIHRGTRAPAAAGVIHTDFEKGFIRAETIAYDDYVALGGEAGARDAGKLRLEGKEYVVADGDVMHFRFNN from the coding sequence ATGGGATTCAAATGCGGTATCGTCGGATTGCCCAATGTCGGCAAATCGACGCTGTTCAATGCGCTGACGGAGACAGCGGCGGCACAGGCGGCGAATTACCCGTTCTGCACCATCGAGCCGAATGTCGGCGAGGTCGCGGTGCCCGATCCCAGGCTCGACAAGCTCGCCGCGATCGCCAAGTCGGCCCAGATCGTCCCGACCCGGCTGACCTTTGTCGATATTGCCGGCCTGGTGCGCGGCGCCTCGAAGGGCGAGGGCCTCGGCAACCAGTTTCTCGCCACCATCCGCGAGGTCGACGCGGTCGCCCATGTGGTGCGCTGCTTTGAAGATTCCGATATCACCCATGTCGAAGGCAAGATCGCGCCGCTCGCCGATATCGAGACCATCGAAACCGAGTTGATGCTCGCCGATCTCGACAGCCTGGAAAAGCGCGTCGACAATCTGGCCAAGAAGGCCAAGGGCAACGACAAGGAAGCCAAGGAGCAACTCGACCTCGTCAACCGCGCGCTGGTGCTGTTGCGCGAGGGCAGGCCGGCGCGGTTTCTCGAGCGCAAACCCGAGGAGGAGCGCGTCTTCGGCATGCTCGGGTTGTTGACCTCGAAGCCTGTGCTGTATGTCTGCAACGTCGAGGAAGCTTCAGCCGCCAGGGGCAACAAGTTTTCGGAGGCCGTCGCCGAACACGCCAAAAAAGAAGGCGCGGTCGCGGTCACCATCTCGGCCAAGATCGAATCGGAGATCGCGACGCTGTCGCGTGAGGAGCGCACCGAGTTCCTCGATACGCTCGGGCTGGAGGAAGCCGGCCTCGATCGGCTGATCCGCGCCGGCTATCAGCTGCTTGACCTCATCACCTATTTCACCGTCGGCCCGAAGGAGGCGCGGGCCTGGACCATCCACCGCGGCACCAGGGCGCCGGCCGCCGCGGGCGTGATCCATACCGATTTCGAAAAGGGCTTCATCCGCGCCGAAACCATCGCGTATGACGATTACGTCGCGCTCGGCGGCGAAGCCGGCGCCCGCGACGCCGGCAAGCTGCGGCTGGAAGGCAAGGAATATGTCGTCGCCGACGGCGACGTCATGCATTTCCGGTTTAATAATTGA
- a CDS encoding DUF4282 domain-containing protein yields MFEFRDLFQWDRFITPTIIKTFYWLVIALIALLGISGIFSGLAAMAISPFGGFIVLLSSIASVVVGVVFSRIAAEFVLIVFRINEHLGAIRDQGSGH; encoded by the coding sequence ATGTTTGAATTTCGGGACCTGTTTCAGTGGGACCGCTTCATCACGCCCACCATCATCAAGACCTTTTACTGGCTGGTCATCGCGTTGATTGCGCTGCTCGGCATCTCCGGCATTTTCTCCGGGCTGGCCGCGATGGCGATCAGCCCGTTCGGCGGATTCATTGTGCTGCTGTCCTCGATCGCCAGCGTGGTGGTCGGGGTGGTATTTTCGCGGATCGCCGCGGAATTCGTCCTGATCGTGTTTCGCATCAACGAGCATCTCGGCGCGATCCGCGACCAAGGCTCGGGGCATTAG
- the pth gene encoding aminoacyl-tRNA hydrolase, whose product MRLFVGLGNPGAKYAHNRHNIGFMAVGEIARRHGFAPWRRRFQGETAEGTLDQERVILLRPLTFMNESGRAVQEAAGFFKLAAGEITVFQDELELPPAKVRVKVGGGIAGHNGLRSISAHIGNDYRRVRLGIGHPGVKEMVHGYVLSDFAKDERGWVEALCEAVADNAGLLATDRDSTFQNKVHLAMQARGFFDEDDDGEK is encoded by the coding sequence ATGCGCCTGTTTGTTGGTCTCGGCAATCCCGGCGCGAAATACGCGCATAACCGGCACAATATCGGGTTCATGGCCGTCGGTGAAATTGCGCGGCGTCATGGTTTCGCACCATGGCGCCGGCGCTTTCAGGGCGAGACCGCGGAAGGCACGCTCGATCAGGAGCGGGTGATCCTGCTCCGTCCGCTAACCTTCATGAACGAATCCGGGCGCGCGGTGCAGGAGGCCGCCGGCTTCTTTAAGCTCGCGGCCGGCGAGATCACGGTGTTTCAGGACGAACTCGAACTGCCACCGGCCAAAGTGCGGGTCAAAGTCGGCGGCGGCATTGCCGGCCACAACGGCCTGCGTTCGATCTCGGCGCATATCGGCAACGACTATCGCCGCGTGCGGCTCGGGATCGGCCATCCCGGCGTCAAGGAAATGGTGCACGGCTACGTGCTGTCCGATTTCGCCAAGGACGAGCGTGGCTGGGTCGAGGCTTTGTGCGAGGCGGTTGCCGATAACGCCGGCCTGCTCGCCACCGACCGCGATTCGACGTTCCAGAACAAAGTGCATCTGGCGATGCAGGCCAGGGGATTTTTCGATGAGGACGACGACGGCGAGAAATAA